One genomic segment of Brassica napus cultivar Da-Ae chromosome A3, Da-Ae, whole genome shotgun sequence includes these proteins:
- the LOC106385356 gene encoding protein MHF1 homolog — translation MIGRKGRIKSLKHYYGLLVLKRCALCLVFPRKNLPPLLSEGRRRKPKAHFANAMDVSDVQEDLMVEEDSMDDLIRDRFRLSAISIAESEAKKSGMEIAGPVVACVADLAFKYAENVAKDLELFAHHAGRKVVNMDDVVLSAHRNDNLAASLRSLCNELKAKEPQSERKRKKVSTKKDDKASSSNAPVRTTDL, via the exons ATGATTGGTAGGAAAGGAAGAATCAAATCCCTTAAACATTATTATGGGCTCTTAGT ATTAAAACGGTGCGCTTTGTGTCTTGTATTCCCGCGTAAAAATCTCCCCCCTTTGTTATCGGAAGGACGCAGGCGAAAACCTAAAGCTCATTTTGCTAACGCCATGGACGTAAGCGATGTCCAGGAAGACCTAATGGTTGAAGAAGACTCCATGGACGATCTCATCAGAGACCGATTCAGACTCTCCGCTATCTCTATCGCCGAATCCGAGG CAAAGAAAAGTGGGATGGAGATAGCAGGACCTGTTGTAGCATGCGTGGCCGATCTAGCCTTCAAATATGCAG AGAATGTCGCAAAGGACCTTGAACTCTTTGCTCATCATGCTGGACGCAAAGTTGTCAATATGGACGATGTTGTTCTCTCCG CGCACAGGAACGATAACTTAGCTGCGTCTTTGAGGTCATTGTGCAATGAGCTAAAGGCAAAGGAGCCACAATCTGAGAGGAAACGCAAGAAAGTGTCTACCAAGAAAGATGACAAAGCCAGTAGTAGCAATGCTCCTGTTCGCACCACCGATCTCTAA
- the LOC106387909 gene encoding chromophore lyase CRL, chloroplastic isoform X1 — translation MCTGSGSDPEPSSNGWSRARGVVVKTLVLIGGAILLKRLTKSTTRRDHARVVSRSLTGEKVLKFLNPQCLLTTLKRFFPDSSKLLMVLKFTREQASRDPENYFNIRMMSCPAAEMVDGSQVLYLEQVLESNTTLIDPCMFTCVMYDCVLLQAFWRTPQKPFRQRLYMVKPCPKELKCDVEVSSYAIRDAEEYRNFCDRPKDQRPLPEEVIGDIGEHLTTIHLSCCGRGRRCLYEGSTSPGGFPNSWNGASYCTSDLAVLKNNEIHLWDRCFDENQNQVWGPKQGPYEFKPATYSSINESLSSLNILYQSSIDRPIQGSLILQDL, via the exons ATGTGTaccgggtcgggttcggatccgGAACCAAGCTCCAACGGGTGGAGCCGAGCTCGTGGCGTCGTGGTTAAGACACTGGTCCTGATCGGAGGCGCTATTCTCCTCAAGCGTCTAACTAAATCCACCACTCGTAGGGATCACGCACGCGTCGTCTCTCGTTCTCTCACCGGAGAGaaggttttaaaatttctcaatCCCCAATGCCTTCTTACTACACTTAAACGTTTCTTCCCTGATTCTTCTAAACTCTTGATGGTTTTGAAGTTCACGAGGGAGCAAGCTTCAAGGGATCCTGAGAATTACTTCAACATAAG AATGATGAGCTGTCCAGCTGCTGAGATGGTTGATGGTTCACAAGTCTTGTATCTCGAACAGGTACTTGAAAGTAACACTACATTGATTGATCCATGTATGTTCACTTGTGTCATGTATGATTGTGTTCTTCTTCAGGCGTTTTGGAGGACTCCTCAGAAACCCTTTCGTCAA AGATTATATATGGTCAAGCCGTGTCCTAAAGAGCTGAAATGTGATGTTGAG GTAAGTTCATATGCGATTAGAGACGCTGAGGAGTACAGAAATTTCTGTGACCGCCCTAAGGACCAACGCCCACTTCCTGAAGAAGTCATCGGT GACATTGGAGAGCATTTGACAACTATACACCTCAGTTGTTGTGGCCGTGGGAGACGTTGCTTGTACGAAGGCTCAACTTCACCCGGTGGATTTCCAAATTCATGG AATGGGGCTAGCTATTGTACCTCAGATCTTGCAGTTTTGAAAAACAATGAGATACACCTCTGGGATCGTTGCTTTGATGAGAATCAAAACCAG GTTTGGGGACCAAAACAAGGTCCATACGAGTTCAAGCCAGCGACATACTCAAGCATCAATGAGAGCCTGTCTTCTTTGAACATACTTTATCAATCTTCAATCGATAGACCAATACAAGGATCACTCATCTTGCAAGACTTGTAG
- the LOC106387909 gene encoding chromophore lyase CRL, chloroplastic isoform X4, translating to MCTGSGSDPEPSSNGWSRARGVVVKTLVLIGGAILLKRLTKSTTRRDHARVVSRSLTGEKFTREQASRDPENYFNIRMMSCPAAEMVDGSQVLYLEQRLYMVKPCPKELKCDVEVSSYAIRDAEEYRNFCDRPKDQRPLPEEVIGDIGEHLTTIHLSCCGRGRRCLYEGSTSPGGFPNSWNGASYCTSDLAVLKNNEIHLWDRCFDENQNQVWGPKQGPYEFKPATYSSINESLSSLNILYQSSIDRPIQGSLILQDL from the exons ATGTGTaccgggtcgggttcggatccgGAACCAAGCTCCAACGGGTGGAGCCGAGCTCGTGGCGTCGTGGTTAAGACACTGGTCCTGATCGGAGGCGCTATTCTCCTCAAGCGTCTAACTAAATCCACCACTCGTAGGGATCACGCACGCGTCGTCTCTCGTTCTCTCACCGGAGAGaag TTCACGAGGGAGCAAGCTTCAAGGGATCCTGAGAATTACTTCAACATAAG AATGATGAGCTGTCCAGCTGCTGAGATGGTTGATGGTTCACAAGTCTTGTATCTCGAACAG AGATTATATATGGTCAAGCCGTGTCCTAAAGAGCTGAAATGTGATGTTGAG GTAAGTTCATATGCGATTAGAGACGCTGAGGAGTACAGAAATTTCTGTGACCGCCCTAAGGACCAACGCCCACTTCCTGAAGAAGTCATCGGT GACATTGGAGAGCATTTGACAACTATACACCTCAGTTGTTGTGGCCGTGGGAGACGTTGCTTGTACGAAGGCTCAACTTCACCCGGTGGATTTCCAAATTCATGG AATGGGGCTAGCTATTGTACCTCAGATCTTGCAGTTTTGAAAAACAATGAGATACACCTCTGGGATCGTTGCTTTGATGAGAATCAAAACCAG GTTTGGGGACCAAAACAAGGTCCATACGAGTTCAAGCCAGCGACATACTCAAGCATCAATGAGAGCCTGTCTTCTTTGAACATACTTTATCAATCTTCAATCGATAGACCAATACAAGGATCACTCATCTTGCAAGACTTGTAG
- the LOC106386868 gene encoding (+)-neomenthol dehydrogenase has protein sequence MVGSKEKRDKRLQQVSLLRTIPYSDHQRWWTSETVAVVTGANRGIGFEMVKQLAGHGLTVILTSRDENVGVEAAKVLQEGGFNVDFHRLDILDTSSIQDFCQWIKEKYGFIDVLINNAGVNYNVGTHNSVEYSHMVISTNYNGTKNIIKAMIPLMRQASPGARIVNVTSRLGRLKGRHSKLENEAVRAKLMDVDSLTEEIIDETVSEFLNQVEEGTWESGGWPHSFTDYSVSKMAVNAYTRVLAKELSERPEGEKIYANCFCPGWVKTAMTGYAGNISAEDGADTGVWLALLPDQAITGKFFAERREISF, from the exons ATGGTTGGAAGCAAGGAGAAACGAGACAAGAGACTCCAACAAGTCTCTCTCCTTCGTACTATTCCTTACTCCGATCACCAGAG GTGGTGGACCTCTGAAACTGTGGCGGTGGTAACAGGTGCGAATAGAGGGATAGGATTTGAGATGGTGAAACAATTGGCTGGACATGGCTTAACTGTTATTCTAACATCTAGAGACGAGAATGTAGGCGTCGAAGCCGCTAAAGTGTTGCAAGAAGGTGGGTTCAACGTTGATTTCCACCGCCTTGACATCTTGGACACTTCCTCAATTCAGGACTTCTGCCAATGGATTAAGGAAAAATATGGATTCATTGATGTTTTA ataaacaATGCAGGTGTAAACTACAATGTTGGAACACATAACTCCGTAGAGTACTCTCATATGGTTATATCTACAAACTACAATGGGACAAAAAACATAATCAAAGCCATGATTCCATTGATGAGACAAGCTTCTCCAGGTGCTCGTATTGTCAACGTCACCTCGAGGCTTGGTAGATTAAAAGGCCGCCACAGT AAACTCGAGAACGAAGCGGTGAGAGCGAAGCTTATGGATGTGGACTCTCTGACAGAGGAGATCATTGACGAAACAGTCTCTGAGTTTCTGAACCAAGTGGAAGAAGGAACGTGGGAATCTGGAGGTTGGCCACATTCTTTCACAGACTATTCCGTCTCGAAAATGGCGGTGAACGCATACACTCGAGTACTAGCCAAAGAACTATCTGAGAGACCAGAAGGAGAGAAGATATATGCAAACTGCTTTTGTCCCGGTTGGGTGAAAACCGCAATGACCGGTTATGCGGGGAATATCTCAGCAGAGGATGGAGCTGACACTGGAGTCTGGCTTGCATTGCTTCCTGATCAAGCTATCACTGGAAAGTTCTTCGCTGAGAGACGTGAGATCAGTTTCTAA
- the BNAA03G13370D gene encoding uncharacterized protein BNAA03G13370D gives MATMYVPPATLYAGKPTPVTSNLQRSSFLPYYSLRILGDKKKKSLSKSSSPSSAPRFSMRVSSKQAYICRDCGYIYNDRTPFDKLPDNYFCPVCAAPKRRFRPYMPDVSKNVNDKDVRKARKAELQRDEAVGKALPIAIAVGVLALAALYFYVNSTA, from the exons ATGGCGACGATGTACGTTCCTCCGGCGACGCTTTACGCCGGCAAACCGACTCCAGTGACTTCAAACCTCCAGAGATCGTCTTTCTTGCCGTATTACTCGTTGAGGATACTCGgcgacaagaagaagaagtctcTTTCGAAATCTTCGTCACCCTCCTCTGCTCCAAGATTCTCCATGCGTGTCTCCTCCAAGCAAGCTTATATCTGCCGTGATTGCGG GTATATATACAATGACAGAACTCCATTCGATAAGTTGCCTGATAATTACTTCTGTCCAG TGTGTGCTGCTCCTAAACGGCGGTTCAGACCGTACATGCCTGATGTGAGCAAGAACGTCAACGACAAGGATGTGAGAAAGGCTAGAAAAGCTGAGCTCCAACGTGACGAAGCCGTTGG GAAGGCTTTGCCTATAGCAATTGCTGTTGGGGTTCTAGCTTTAGCAGCTCTTTACTTCTATGTCAACAGTACCGCATGA
- the LOC106387907 gene encoding ATP-dependent Clp protease ATP-binding subunit ClpA homolog, chloroplastic produces the protein MAMATRVMSQSTPLSLACSQRNAPSRGSGTSKRSVKMMCTQLQVSGTRMQGFLGLRGNNVLDTLGRSRQSFGGKVRQAMNVPKGKGSRGVVKAMFERFTEKAIKVIMLAQEEARRLGHNFVGTEQILLGLIGEGTGIAAKVLKSMGINLKDARVEVEKIIGRGSGFVAVEIPFTPRAKRVLELSLEEARQLGHNYIGSEHLLLGLLREGEGVAARVLENLGADPSNIRTQVIRMVGENNEVTANVGGGSGSNKMPTLEEYGTNLTKLAEEGKLDPVVGRQPQIERVVQILGRRTKNNPCLIGEPGVGKTAIAEGLAQRIASGDVPETIEGKKVITLDMGLLVAGTKYRGEFEERLKKLMEEIKQSDEIILFIDEVHTLIGAGAAEGAIDAANILKPALARGELQCIGATTLDEYRKHIEKDPALERRFQPVKVPEPTVDETIQILKGLRERYEIHHKLRYTDESLVAAAQLSYQYISDRFLPDKAIDLIDEAGSRVRLRHAQVPEEARELEKELRQITKEKNEAVRGQDFEKAGTLRDREIELRAEVSAIQAKGKEMSKAESETGEEGPMVTESDIQHIVSSWTGIPVEKVSTDESDRLLKMEETLHKRVIGQDEAVKAISRAIRRARVGLKNPNRPIASFIFSGPTGVGKSELAKALAAYYFGSEEAMIRLDMSEFMERHTVSKLIGSPPGYVGYTEGGQLTEAVRRRPYTVVLFDEIEKAHPDVFNMMLQILEDGRLTDSKGRTVDFKNTLLIMTSNVGSSVIEKGGRRIGFDLDYDEKDSSYNRIKSLVTEELKQYFRPEFLNRLDEMIVFRQLTKLEVKEIADILLQEVFERLKKKEIELQVTERFRERVVDEGYNPSYGARPLRRAIMRLLEDSMAEKMLAREIKEGDSVIVDVDSEGKVTVLNGGSGTPTTSLEEQEDSLPVA, from the exons ATGGCTATGGCCACAAGGGTGATGTCTCAATCTACTCCACTGTCTTTAGCCTGTTCCCAGAGGAATGCTCCCTCTCGTGGATCTGGGACCTCAAAAAGGTCGGTGAAAATGATGTGCACTCAGCTACAAGTGTCTGGCACAAGAATGCAAGGGTTTCTGGGATTGCGTGGGAACAATGTCTTAGACACTCTAGGGAGATCCCGTCAGAGTTTCGGTGGTAAGGTGCGGCAGGCAATGAATGTGCCCAAGGGGAAAGGTAGCCGGGGTGTGGTCAAAGCCATGTTTGAGAGGTTTACTGAGAAAGCTATCAAGGTTATTATGCTTGCTCAGGAGGAAGCTAGGAGACTAGGCCACAATTTTGTGGGAACCGAACAGATTCTTCTGGGTCTTATTGGTGAGGGTACTGGAATTGCTGCTAAGGTTTTGAAATCCATGGGGATTAACCTAAAGGATGCACGTGTGGAGGTTGAGAAGATTATTGGAAGGGGCAGTGGGTTTGTTGCTGTTGAGATCCCGTTTACTCCTCGTGCAAAGCGTGTTCTTGAACTCTCACTGGAAGAAGCTCGCCAACTCG GTCACAATTACATCGGTTCCGAGCACCTTCTTCTTGGGTTGCTTCGTGAAGGTGAAGGTGTTGCTGCCCGAGTCCTTGAGAATCTAGGAGCAGATCCTAGTAATATTCGCACTCAG GTGATACGCATGGTGGGTGAGAACAATGAGGTCACTGCTAATGTTGGTGGAGGAAGCGGCAGCAATAAGATGCCAACTCTTGAAGAGTACGGGACAAACTTGACGAAACTGGCTGAGGAG GGTAAATTGGACCCAGTTGTTGGTAGGCAGCCGCAAATAGAACGTGTCGTGCAGATTCTTGGCAGGAGGACCAAGAACAACCCATGTCTTATTGGAGAACCTGGTGTTGGTAAGACAGCTATTGCCGAAGGACTAGCGCAGCGTATTGCCAGTGGAGATGTTCCTGAAACTATTGAAGGGAAGAAG GTTATAACACTTGACATGGGTCTTCTCGTTGCTGGAACGAAATATCGTGGAGAGTTTGAAGAGAGATTGAAAAAGCTTATGGAGGAAATTAAACAGAGCGACGAGATCATCTTGTTTATCGATGAAGTGCACACTTTGATTGGAGCAGGAGCAGCAGAAGGTGCAATTGACGCAGCTAACATTTTAAAACCCGCTCTCGCTAGAGGTGAATTGCAG TGCATTGGAGCGACAACATTAGACGAATACAGGAAGCACATTGAGAAAGACCCTGCATTGGAAAGAAGATTCCAGCCAGTGAAAGTACCTGAGCCTACTGTGGATGAAACTATTCAGATCCTAAAGGGTCTGCGAGAGCGTTATGAAATTCATCATAAGCTTCGTTACACTGACGAGTCTTTAGTAGCAGCTGCACAGTTGTCATACCAGTATATCAG TGATCGTTTCCTACCTGACAAGGCAATTGACTTGATCGATGAAGCTGGTTCTCGGGTTCGACTTCGTCATGCACAG GTCCCTGAGGAAGCTAGGGAACTTGAGAAGGAGCTTAGGCAGATAACAAAGGAGAAGAACGAAGCTGTCCGTGGCCAGGACTTCGAGAAG GCTGGGACTCTACGGGATAGAGAAATTGAACTCAGAGCTGAGGTATCTGCAATCCAAGCGAAAGGCAAGGAGATGAGCAAAGCAGAGAGTGAGACTGGTGAGGAAGGTCCTATGGTGACAGAGTCAGACATCCAGCACATTGTGTCTTCATGGACTGGTATCCCTGTAGAGAAGGTATCAACAGATGAGTCTGATCGCCTCCTCAAGATGGAAGAGACCCTCCACAAACGTGTCATAGGCCAAGATGAAGCTGTCAAAGCCATAAGCCGAGCCATTCGCCGTGCACGTGTTGGACTCAAGAACCCTAACCGTCCAATAGCCAGTTTCATATTCTCTGGTCCTACCGGTGTCGGGAAATCAGAGCTTGCCAAAGCTTTGGCGGCTTACTACTTTGGATCTGAAGAAGCCATGATTCGTCTAGATATGAGTGAGTTCATGGAAAGGCACACAGTCTCGAAACTCATAGGTTCGCCTCCTGGATACGTGGGTTACACCGAAGGAGGTCAGCTAACAGAAGCAGTTAGACGCCGCCCTTACACAGTCGTTCTGTTCGACGAGATTGAGAAAGCCCACCCAGATGTTTTCAACATGATGCTTCAGATCCTCGAAGACGGTAGACTAACAGACAGCAAAGGAAGAACAGTGGACTTCAAAAACACGCTTCTCATCATGACATCAAACGTCGGAAGCAGTGTGATTGAGAAAGGAGGAAGACGTATTGGTTTCGACTTGGACTACGACGAGAAAGACAGCAGCTACAACAGAATCAAGAGCCTTGTGACCGAGGAGCTGAAACAGTACTTCAGACCGGAGTTCCTCAACAGGCTTGACGAGATGATTGTGTTCAGACAGCTAACGAAGCTGGAAGTGAAGGAAATTGCAGACATACTGCTACAGGAGGTGTTTGAGAggctgaagaagaaggagattgaGCTTCAAGTGACAGAAAGGTTCAGAGAGAGAGTAGTGGACGAAGGTTACAACCCGAGCTATGGAGCGAGACCGTTGAGGAGAGCCATCATGAGACTTTTGGAGGATAGCATGGCGGAGAAGATGCTAGCGAGAGAGATCAAGGAAGGAGACTCGGTGATTGTGGACGTTGACTCTGAAGGTAAAGTGACAGTGCTAAATGGTGGAAGTGGCACTCCAACAACATCCTTGGAGGAGCAGGAAGATTCTCTCCCCGTTGCTTGA
- the LOC106387909 gene encoding chromophore lyase CRL, chloroplastic isoform X3, which produces MCTGSGSDPEPSSNGWSRARGVVVKTLVLIGGAILLKRLTKSTTRRDHARVVSRSLTGEKFTREQASRDPENYFNIRMMSCPAAEMVDGSQVLYLEQAFWRTPQKPFRQRLYMVKPCPKELKCDVEVSSYAIRDAEEYRNFCDRPKDQRPLPEEVIGDIGEHLTTIHLSCCGRGRRCLYEGSTSPGGFPNSWNGASYCTSDLAVLKNNEIHLWDRCFDENQNQVWGPKQGPYEFKPATYSSINESLSSLNILYQSSIDRPIQGSLILQDL; this is translated from the exons ATGTGTaccgggtcgggttcggatccgGAACCAAGCTCCAACGGGTGGAGCCGAGCTCGTGGCGTCGTGGTTAAGACACTGGTCCTGATCGGAGGCGCTATTCTCCTCAAGCGTCTAACTAAATCCACCACTCGTAGGGATCACGCACGCGTCGTCTCTCGTTCTCTCACCGGAGAGaag TTCACGAGGGAGCAAGCTTCAAGGGATCCTGAGAATTACTTCAACATAAG AATGATGAGCTGTCCAGCTGCTGAGATGGTTGATGGTTCACAAGTCTTGTATCTCGAACAG GCGTTTTGGAGGACTCCTCAGAAACCCTTTCGTCAA AGATTATATATGGTCAAGCCGTGTCCTAAAGAGCTGAAATGTGATGTTGAG GTAAGTTCATATGCGATTAGAGACGCTGAGGAGTACAGAAATTTCTGTGACCGCCCTAAGGACCAACGCCCACTTCCTGAAGAAGTCATCGGT GACATTGGAGAGCATTTGACAACTATACACCTCAGTTGTTGTGGCCGTGGGAGACGTTGCTTGTACGAAGGCTCAACTTCACCCGGTGGATTTCCAAATTCATGG AATGGGGCTAGCTATTGTACCTCAGATCTTGCAGTTTTGAAAAACAATGAGATACACCTCTGGGATCGTTGCTTTGATGAGAATCAAAACCAG GTTTGGGGACCAAAACAAGGTCCATACGAGTTCAAGCCAGCGACATACTCAAGCATCAATGAGAGCCTGTCTTCTTTGAACATACTTTATCAATCTTCAATCGATAGACCAATACAAGGATCACTCATCTTGCAAGACTTGTAG
- the LOC106387909 gene encoding chromophore lyase CRL, chloroplastic isoform X2, with amino-acid sequence MCTGSGSDPEPSSNGWSRARGVVVKTLVLIGGAILLKRLTKSTTRRDHARVVSRSLTGEKFTREQASRDPENYFNIRMMSCPAAEMVDGSQVLYLEQVLESNTTLIDPCMFTCVMYDCVLLQAFWRTPQKPFRQRLYMVKPCPKELKCDVEVSSYAIRDAEEYRNFCDRPKDQRPLPEEVIGDIGEHLTTIHLSCCGRGRRCLYEGSTSPGGFPNSWNGASYCTSDLAVLKNNEIHLWDRCFDENQNQVWGPKQGPYEFKPATYSSINESLSSLNILYQSSIDRPIQGSLILQDL; translated from the exons ATGTGTaccgggtcgggttcggatccgGAACCAAGCTCCAACGGGTGGAGCCGAGCTCGTGGCGTCGTGGTTAAGACACTGGTCCTGATCGGAGGCGCTATTCTCCTCAAGCGTCTAACTAAATCCACCACTCGTAGGGATCACGCACGCGTCGTCTCTCGTTCTCTCACCGGAGAGaag TTCACGAGGGAGCAAGCTTCAAGGGATCCTGAGAATTACTTCAACATAAG AATGATGAGCTGTCCAGCTGCTGAGATGGTTGATGGTTCACAAGTCTTGTATCTCGAACAGGTACTTGAAAGTAACACTACATTGATTGATCCATGTATGTTCACTTGTGTCATGTATGATTGTGTTCTTCTTCAGGCGTTTTGGAGGACTCCTCAGAAACCCTTTCGTCAA AGATTATATATGGTCAAGCCGTGTCCTAAAGAGCTGAAATGTGATGTTGAG GTAAGTTCATATGCGATTAGAGACGCTGAGGAGTACAGAAATTTCTGTGACCGCCCTAAGGACCAACGCCCACTTCCTGAAGAAGTCATCGGT GACATTGGAGAGCATTTGACAACTATACACCTCAGTTGTTGTGGCCGTGGGAGACGTTGCTTGTACGAAGGCTCAACTTCACCCGGTGGATTTCCAAATTCATGG AATGGGGCTAGCTATTGTACCTCAGATCTTGCAGTTTTGAAAAACAATGAGATACACCTCTGGGATCGTTGCTTTGATGAGAATCAAAACCAG GTTTGGGGACCAAAACAAGGTCCATACGAGTTCAAGCCAGCGACATACTCAAGCATCAATGAGAGCCTGTCTTCTTTGAACATACTTTATCAATCTTCAATCGATAGACCAATACAAGGATCACTCATCTTGCAAGACTTGTAG
- the LOC106387908 gene encoding protein tipD: MSELQKPKSKRQEEEEEEEGNNVGCREEQEQALVALVEHRSAETERLKHHISNYQAKLIEAERSLRDSKAKLANLRGHDDGVSVPSVSSAKKENPLKTLRNVNDDESTRNVTPSRKEYHNSSLPTSNSSISKSKTNTPVVVKQKPETSSRDSISNSKSKTVVVKQTSSRDSPNLKASRDRDRGTKRKFEQKEHKEVIRFIARNSSPTTIKCNSSNQISSQHKRKLRSLILCPVNEQLFATSSLDGMVSLWQLQPGRLAASLLSTTDCLSQKQRRWGEDMAWHPSGHTLFSVYTADDGDSQISILNLNKTRGVTFLENKPHVKGIINNIKFMPWENTCFVTGGSDHAVVLWNESDDDEENKWKSKTLHRNLHSAAVMGVDGMRNKNVVLSVGADKRIYGFDVQVGRADYKHQIEYKCMSVLSNPCDFNLFMVQSGEPEKQLRLFDIRLRRTELHSFGWKQDSSESQSALINQSWSPDGLYITSGSADPVIHLFDIRYNSRKPTQSIKAHQKRVFKAEWHYSQPLLISISSDLNIGLHKIS, encoded by the exons ATGAGCGAGCTTCAGAAACCCAAATCGaaaagacaagaagaagaagaagaagaagaaggtaatAATGTCGGTTGCAGAGAAGAGCAGGAACAAGCCCTTGTCGCTTTAGTAGAGCACCGTTCAGCTGAGACAGAGCGTCTCAAGCATCACATATCTAACTACCAAGCCAAG CTTATTGAAGCAGAAAGAAGTCTGAGAGATTCAAAAGCTAAGCTAGCTAACCTTCGTGGTCATGATGATGGAGTTTCGGTTCCATCTGTTAGTAGTGCAAAGAAAGAGAACCCATTAAAGACTTTGAGAAATGTTAATGATGATGAATCTACAAGAAACGTTACTCCTTCTAGGAAAGAGTATCATAACTCCTCTCTTCCTACAAGTAATAGTAGTATCTCCAAGTCCAAGACCAACACTCCTGTTGTTGTGAAGCAAAAGCCTGAAACATCTTCTCGTGACAGTATCTCCAACTCCAAGTCCAAAACTGTTGTTGTGAAACAAACATCTTCTCGTGATAGTCCTAATCTTAAAGCTAGCAGAGATCGGGATAGAGGGACGAAAAGGAAGTTCG AGCAAAAGGAGCATAAAGAGGTGATTCGGTTTATAGCTAGAAACTCTTCACCAACTACAATCAAGTGTAATTCTAGCAACCAAATCTCCAGTCAGCACAAGAGGAAGTTAAGAAGCTTGATTCTCTGCCCTGTAAATGAGCAGCTGTTTGCAACAAG TTCTCTGGATGGCATGGTCAGTTTATGGCAACTCCAACCTGGAAG ATTGGCTGCATCATTGCTTAGTACCACGGACTGTTTATctcaaaaacaaagaagatgGGGAGAAGACATGGCCTGGCACCCATCCGGGCACACCCTTTTCTCTGTATACACTGCAGACGATGGTGATTCTCAGATATCCATCCTAAATTTGAACAAGACCCGCGGG GTAACTTTCCTGGAGAATAAACCACACGTGAAAGGGATAATCAACAACATAAAGTTCATGCCGTGGGAAAACACATGCTTTGTAACGGGAGGGAGTGATCACGCCGTTGTTCTATGGAACgagagtgatgatgatgaagaaaacaAATGGAAGTCGAAAACTCTACACAGGAATCTGCATTCAGCCGCTGTGATGGGAGTTGATGGGATGAGGAACAAGAACGTCGTTTTGTCGGTTGGAGCAGACAAGAGAATATACGGGTTTGATGTTCAAGTTGGTAGAGCAGACTACAAGCATCAGATAGAGTATAAATGCATGAGCGTTCTCTCCAACCCTTGTGACTTCAATCTGTTTATGGTTCAATCCGG GGAACCGGAGAAACAGCTTAGATTGTTTGATATCAGATTAAGGAGAACGGAGCTTCATTCGTTTGGTTGGAAGCAAGACAGTAGTGAATCACAATCAGCTTTGATAAACCAGTCTTGGTCTCCTGATGGTTTATACATCACCTCCGGTTCAGCTGACCCGGTTATCCATCTTTTTGACATCAG GTACAATTCTCGTAAACCGACGCAGTCAATAAAAGCTCATCAGAAAAGAGTGTTTAAAGCGGAATGGCATTACTCTCAGCCACTTCTTATCTCCATATCTTCTGATCTCAACATTGGTCTGCACAAGATTTCATGA